The Melopsittacus undulatus isolate bMelUnd1 chromosome 29 unlocalized genomic scaffold, bMelUnd1.mat.Z SUPER_29_unloc_1, whole genome shotgun sequence genome has a segment encoding these proteins:
- the SH2B1 gene encoding SH2B adapter protein 1: MEFPDKESAFILKLESGREYCLEAPDPQQLRGWLEDIRLCLPPGDELDSSAPSCSNHSDAGSGRELPTGSSEHLTQGASGPVSSSLSPSSVAASLLGSMELPPPELPPRIPMDEVTERLLPHGPFGESPEPAGPFLFQTPLRDEDEDVPDDPIPGNAGAFPLEHPLAEYPWFHGTLSRLRAAQLVLAGGTGAHGVFLVRQSETRRGEYVLTFNFQGKAKHLRLSLNEDAQCRVQHLWFQTILDMLEHFRVHPIPLESGGSSDVTLLSYVVAPQRPLGRDRSGSRSTSVDPDPIMATDCL, encoded by the exons aTGGAATTCCCGGACAAGGAATCTGCCTTCATCCTAAAG CTGGAATCGGGTCGGGAATACTGCCTGGAAGCGCCGGATCCACAGCAGCTCCGGGGCTGGCTCGAGGACATCCGGCTCTGCCTGCCCCCGGG GGATGAACTGGATTCCTCAGCCCCCTCCTGCTCCAACCACTCGGATGCAGGATCCGGACGGGAGCTTCCGACTGGGAGCAGTGAGCACCTGACCCAAG GTGCTTCCGGCCCCGTCTCCTCGTCGCTGTCTCCCAGTTCGGTGGCTGCTTCCTTACTGGGATCAATGGAGCTGCCCCCCCCGGAGCTGCCCCCCCGGATCCCTATGGATGAGGTCACCGAGCGCCTCCTGCCCCATGGCCCCTTTGGGGAGAGCCCAGAGCCGGCAG GCCCCTTCCTCTTCCAGACCCCCCTCCGTGACGAGGACGAGGATGTCCCAGACGATCCCATTCCCGGGAATGCCGGAGCCTTCCCATTGGAGCATCCCCTGGCCGAGTACCCCTGGTTCCATGGGACCCTATCCCGGCTCCGGGCAGCCCAACTGGTGCTTGCTGGGGGCACTGGGGCCCATGGGGTGTTCCTGGTGCGGCAGAGCGAGACCCGAAGGGGGGAGTATGTCCTGACCTTCAACTTCCAGGGAAAGGCCAAG CACCTCCGGTTATCCCTGAATGAGGATGCTCAGTGCCGTGTGCAGCACCTCTGGTTCCAGACCATCCTGGACATGCTGGAGCACTTCCGggtccatcccatcccattggaATCCGGTGGCTCCAGTGACGTCACTCTGCTCAGCTACGTGGTGGCTCCGCAGCGGCCGCTGG gTCGCGACCGCTCCGGGAGCCGCTCGACCTCCGTTGACCCCGACCCCATCATGGCCACCGACTGCCTCTGA